A region of Maridesulfovibrio sp. DNA encodes the following proteins:
- a CDS encoding PpnN family nucleotide 5'-monophosphate nucleosidase codes for MQTELKIPILPRRIVSQQFSDADIERLAQGLADPENRMTEIIGALINVHKNDVCDTREIRVKFKDMQIEVAPVNGHINLQCSRVPRDCLYDGRNVIWQSVEHISAVIRDIIFSPKFECGTDCCRSTNTKKFVEHSGVMYRGERGLVMFTWGGHQVPLDEYNFAKELGYWTALFMPDMENITGCGVGVMKAPFKGAQVAYGKQNSFERFGHRDFIGFSEKKILAAEAPNELVTQLVTFPTIEERMEAFIRASHRGKVHPGGAGTVEEILTMLALLSMPENKGLPYEFDLVERGGGVYFKELVEYLNICFDDALDGLYNVHVGTARSYANYVAYQSQYLNTRYLWNDDLVFEPRIQEPFEVTFDSMEGLDLSRNQEPFSLLINLRRFFSAVVHLTVKDPDMLDSWGDDRPLIKGDKKILDATDQLVRKLALQGRIHPSKNNTPAYRIA; via the coding sequence ATGCAAACAGAGTTAAAAATCCCTATTCTTCCCCGCAGGATTGTTTCGCAGCAGTTCAGTGATGCTGATATTGAACGTCTTGCCCAAGGTTTGGCTGATCCTGAAAATCGTATGACTGAGATCATCGGTGCTTTAATCAATGTACATAAGAATGATGTCTGCGATACCCGCGAGATACGCGTAAAATTTAAAGATATGCAGATTGAAGTTGCTCCGGTCAACGGACACATCAATCTGCAGTGCTCCCGTGTTCCCAGAGATTGCCTGTATGATGGACGTAATGTTATCTGGCAGTCAGTTGAGCATATTTCCGCAGTTATCCGAGATATTATTTTTTCCCCGAAATTTGAGTGTGGTACAGATTGTTGCCGTTCAACCAACACCAAAAAATTTGTTGAGCATTCCGGGGTGATGTATCGTGGAGAACGAGGGTTGGTCATGTTCACCTGGGGCGGACATCAGGTCCCTCTTGACGAGTATAATTTTGCCAAGGAACTCGGCTATTGGACTGCGCTTTTCATGCCTGATATGGAAAATATCACCGGGTGCGGTGTCGGGGTTATGAAGGCTCCGTTCAAAGGGGCTCAGGTTGCTTATGGTAAGCAGAATTCCTTTGAACGATTTGGGCATCGCGATTTCATTGGTTTTTCGGAGAAGAAAATACTGGCTGCGGAGGCACCTAATGAACTGGTCACCCAGCTTGTGACTTTCCCGACCATTGAAGAGCGGATGGAAGCCTTTATTCGTGCTTCCCATCGGGGGAAGGTCCATCCTGGTGGTGCCGGAACAGTAGAAGAAATCCTGACAATGCTTGCCCTGCTTTCCATGCCTGAGAACAAGGGTCTCCCTTATGAGTTTGATCTTGTTGAGCGCGGGGGAGGAGTTTATTTCAAAGAGCTGGTCGAGTATCTTAATATCTGCTTCGACGATGCGCTGGACGGTTTGTACAATGTGCATGTGGGCACGGCCCGTTCCTATGCGAATTATGTGGCGTATCAGTCTCAGTATCTGAATACACGTTATCTTTGGAATGATGATCTCGTTTTTGAGCCGCGTATTCAGGAGCCGTTTGAAGTAACCTTTGACTCTATGGAAGGATTGGATCTTTCCCGTAATCAGGAACCTTTTTCACTGTTGATCAATCTGCGCCGTTTCTTTTCTGCAGTAGTTCATCTGACAGTAAAAGATCCGGATATGCTTGATTCATGGGGTGATGACAGGCCGCTGATAAAAGGTGATAAAAAAATTCTGGATGCTACAGACCAGTTGGTTCGAAAGTTGGCCCTGCAGGGCAGGATACATCCCAGCAAGAATAATACACCAGCTTATCGTATTGCGTAG
- a CDS encoding diguanylate cyclase yields MSNEVSSAKSGQQLKVLIVEDSITFSGILKRSILAKLDVEIELCCDYASTVECLKERRDEFFVALLDIVLPDAPDGEVVDLVVSHNIPSIVFTGEISDELRASMWSKRIVDYVQKVNFDDIEHVVGLVDRLRKNLFQKVLVADSSKSTRTLFRELLNVFNFQVVEVEDGKAALEQIETQDIHLLISGYDLPDMEGAALVKEIRKSYSKAKLPIIGFSRIAQATTTSEVLKSGANDFINSPFVPEEFYCRVANTVDTAEYIKTIKTISDNDSLTNLFTRRSLFKYGKKLFGQQKRSGATLVAVMLDIDNISAYNETYGQIVGDALIREVATVLANRFRKGDVVSRYGGDTFCVLCADMKLQYVESVFKELTAKIAKDAIEIGEYQLNVTVCAGINTLVGDNLEDMVVGAEKLLREAKKKGPGKVECGAV; encoded by the coding sequence ATGTCTAATGAAGTCTCTTCCGCTAAATCTGGTCAGCAGCTTAAGGTTTTGATAGTCGAAGATAGTATTACATTTTCAGGTATTTTAAAACGCAGCATTCTTGCTAAACTTGATGTAGAAATTGAATTATGCTGTGATTATGCATCAACAGTAGAATGTCTGAAAGAAAGGCGCGATGAATTTTTTGTAGCACTTCTCGATATCGTACTTCCAGATGCCCCTGATGGTGAAGTTGTCGACCTCGTTGTTTCTCATAATATCCCATCCATTGTATTTACCGGAGAGATTAGTGATGAGTTGCGTGCTTCAATGTGGTCAAAACGTATTGTTGATTACGTGCAGAAAGTTAATTTTGACGATATTGAGCATGTGGTTGGGTTAGTGGACAGATTGCGGAAGAATCTTTTTCAGAAGGTTCTGGTTGCAGATAGTTCTAAATCTACCCGAACTCTATTTCGAGAGCTGTTGAATGTCTTCAATTTTCAGGTTGTTGAAGTAGAAGATGGTAAAGCTGCTCTGGAACAAATTGAGACTCAGGATATTCATTTGCTTATTTCCGGTTATGATCTTCCTGATATGGAAGGTGCAGCTTTGGTTAAGGAAATTCGTAAATCATATTCCAAGGCCAAACTTCCTATCATTGGTTTTTCTCGTATTGCGCAGGCGACTACTACTTCAGAAGTTCTAAAAAGTGGTGCTAATGATTTTATAAACAGCCCATTTGTTCCAGAAGAATTTTATTGTAGAGTTGCTAATACTGTGGATACTGCAGAGTATATCAAAACAATTAAAACAATTTCCGATAATGATTCTTTGACAAACTTGTTCACCCGCAGGTCTTTGTTTAAATATGGCAAAAAATTATTTGGACAGCAAAAACGTTCGGGCGCTACATTGGTTGCTGTAATGTTGGATATTGATAATATTAGTGCTTACAATGAAACGTATGGTCAGATTGTAGGCGATGCGCTAATTAGAGAAGTTGCCACCGTATTAGCTAACCGTTTTCGTAAAGGTGATGTTGTAAGCCGTTACGGTGGAGATACATTTTGTGTTTTATGTGCAGATATGAAGTTGCAATATGTTGAGTCTGTTTTTAAAGAACTGACCGCAAAGATTGCAAAAGATGCTATTGAAATTGGTGAATACCAGCTTAATGTAACAGTGTGCGCTGGAATCAATACTTTAGTCGGAGATAATCTGGAAGATATGGTTGTCGGTGCTGAAAAGTTGCTCCGTGAAGCCAAGAAGAAAGGTCCTGGCAAGGTTGAATGCGGGGCAGTCTAG
- a CDS encoding F0F1 ATP synthase subunit epsilon, with protein sequence MRLKILVPAGLFLDRLVDKILAESTMGGFCLLPNHIDTASALAPGILTYEAEGEAYHLAVNGGVLVKKGEDVRVSSRAAVAGELGKLEAEVLRMQDEAAEAEKSARSAVARLEAGFVRTLIEVETA encoded by the coding sequence ATGAGGCTCAAGATACTGGTTCCCGCGGGGCTTTTTCTGGACCGACTTGTGGATAAGATTTTGGCAGAGAGCACTATGGGCGGATTTTGCCTGCTGCCTAATCATATCGATACCGCTTCGGCTCTGGCTCCTGGGATTTTAACATATGAGGCAGAGGGAGAGGCATATCATCTGGCGGTAAACGGCGGGGTACTTGTTAAAAAGGGTGAGGACGTGAGGGTTTCCTCCCGTGCTGCTGTTGCCGGGGAGCTTGGTAAGTTGGAGGCGGAAGTTTTACGTATGCAGGATGAGGCCGCAGAGGCAGAGAAGTCGGCCCGCAGCGCGGTAGCCCGGCTGGAAGCTGGATTCGTGCGAACTCTCATTGAAGTGGAGACCGCATGA
- a CDS encoding AtpZ/AtpI family protein: protein MSEQQSGDRKQDEFRQTVGSKEQRRIRAEQTGTVGTWSAFGAMGAVGWLVALPVVLGSLLGAWLDYRWPAEINWTMTMLGTGLAVGCLLAGIWMNREKNKIIKEREKWEQCDVEEKSKNNDHQ, encoded by the coding sequence ATGAGTGAGCAACAGTCCGGTGACCGTAAGCAGGATGAATTTCGTCAGACGGTCGGCTCCAAAGAGCAGCGCAGGATTCGTGCTGAGCAGACAGGAACTGTGGGGACTTGGTCAGCTTTCGGGGCCATGGGGGCAGTAGGATGGCTGGTTGCTCTACCAGTAGTGCTGGGAAGTCTGCTGGGAGCGTGGCTGGATTACCGCTGGCCTGCTGAAATCAACTGGACCATGACCATGCTCGGGACCGGACTGGCAGTAGGGTGTTTGTTGGCCGGAATATGGATGAACAGGGAAAAGAATAAGATTATCAAGGAACGTGAAAAATGGGAGCAGTGTGACGTAGAGGAGAAAAGCAAAAATAATGATCATCAGTAA
- the map gene encoding type I methionyl aminopeptidase, with protein MIIKNKNQIDLMREAGILLHKAHMVAKEMCEPGISTEAINAEVEKFITSNDAIPLFKGVPGKVPFPAGCCMSINEAIVHGIPSARKLENGDILSIDIGVRLNGWCSDCACTHAIGEIDEEKQKLMDVTEECLRIAIKRIKPGVKWSKIAKEMSKYARNAGFSVVESLVGHGIGEGLWEAPQVPNYHSRLVRDFKLKQGLVIAVEPMINAGVKSTETLKDHWTIVTKDGKPSAHFEHTIAVTANGSQVLTCGPNGEGWAM; from the coding sequence ATGATTATAAAGAATAAAAATCAAATCGACCTCATGCGCGAAGCCGGAATTCTTCTGCACAAAGCCCATATGGTAGCTAAAGAAATGTGCGAACCGGGTATAAGTACCGAGGCAATCAATGCCGAAGTGGAAAAATTCATCACCTCCAACGATGCTATTCCGCTTTTCAAAGGGGTTCCGGGCAAAGTACCTTTCCCTGCAGGATGCTGCATGTCCATCAACGAAGCTATTGTGCATGGAATCCCTTCCGCACGTAAGCTGGAAAATGGGGACATTTTAAGCATCGATATAGGCGTGCGTTTGAACGGCTGGTGCTCAGACTGCGCCTGCACTCATGCCATCGGTGAAATTGATGAAGAAAAGCAAAAACTCATGGACGTAACCGAAGAATGCCTGCGTATCGCCATCAAAAGGATCAAACCGGGCGTTAAATGGAGCAAAATAGCCAAGGAAATGTCCAAATATGCCCGCAATGCAGGCTTTTCAGTAGTGGAATCTCTGGTCGGTCACGGGATAGGTGAAGGTCTGTGGGAAGCCCCGCAGGTACCCAACTACCACAGCAGGCTTGTTAGGGATTTCAAGCTTAAACAAGGTCTTGTAATTGCTGTGGAGCCCATGATCAACGCGGGGGTCAAGTCCACAGAAACCCTGAAAGATCACTGGACAATAGTCACCAAGGACGGCAAACCTTCCGCACATTTCGAACACACAATCGCCGTAACCGCCAACGGATCACAGGTACTGACCTGCGGCCCCAATGGTGAAGGCTGGGCCATGTAG
- a CDS encoding F0F1 ATP synthase subunit C: protein METLGWIAFGSIIAAGLCMGIGAIGPAIGEGMALSRALSSIAQQPDETNTIVKFLFVGMAMVESTAIYCFVLAMILLFANPFWSYFLEKAGG from the coding sequence ATGGAAACTCTTGGTTGGATTGCTTTTGGGTCGATTATTGCGGCCGGGCTTTGCATGGGAATCGGGGCCATCGGTCCTGCTATCGGTGAGGGGATGGCCCTCTCGCGGGCGTTGAGTTCCATCGCCCAGCAGCCGGATGAGACCAATACCATTGTGAAGTTCTTGTTTGTTGGTATGGCGATGGTTGAGTCAACTGCTATTTATTGCTTTGTTCTGGCAATGATCCTTCTTTTTGCTAATCCGTTTTGGTCTTATTTTCTTGAAAAGGCCGGAGGCTGA
- a CDS encoding ATPase, with product MLLDWFTIIAQIVNFFVLIALLRLFLYKPIVTAMQQRKERLALETQTLLKDRAEAKALSAELRRRHEDIENRESRVMAEIHAEAEKWRKLAMDSARGEIEIMRREWLAALEREKESAALNLRKKIVHEVSATAARIVQDLSGSDFEQLILNGFMQRIDAEARNIDCGNSEILIRTGFKHTGLQEQSLRQLLEELFPVRNERIFSTDPGLGLGIELIAGDRKWEWNLNSYVAELEQKILMEINS from the coding sequence ATGTTATTGGACTGGTTCACGATAATTGCCCAGATCGTGAATTTCTTTGTGCTTATCGCATTGCTCAGGTTGTTTCTGTATAAGCCTATTGTTACGGCCATGCAGCAACGTAAGGAGCGTCTTGCCTTGGAAACGCAAACACTGCTTAAGGACCGTGCTGAAGCGAAGGCCCTTAGCGCAGAGCTCCGACGTCGGCACGAGGATATTGAAAACCGTGAATCCCGCGTCATGGCCGAAATTCATGCTGAGGCTGAAAAGTGGCGGAAACTGGCAATGGATTCCGCTCGTGGCGAGATTGAAATTATGCGCAGGGAATGGCTTGCTGCTTTAGAGCGCGAAAAGGAAAGTGCTGCGTTAAATCTGCGCAAGAAAATCGTCCATGAAGTCTCCGCCACAGCTGCCCGTATTGTGCAGGACCTTTCCGGTAGTGATTTTGAACAGTTGATTTTAAACGGTTTTATGCAGCGTATTGATGCCGAGGCCCGCAACATTGATTGCGGTAATTCGGAAATCTTAATTCGTACAGGCTTTAAGCATACCGGCCTGCAAGAACAAAGTCTTAGGCAATTGCTTGAAGAATTGTTTCCGGTCCGTAATGAACGAATATTTTCAACTGATCCCGGATTGGGCCTTGGCATTGAGTTGATTGCCGGGGACCGCAAATGGGAATGGAATCTGAACTCATACGTAGCTGAATTAGAACAAAAAATTTTGATGGAAATAAATAGCTGA
- a CDS encoding F0F1 ATP synthase subunit A, which translates to MEISPDHIIYFSFGLFKLNATIVYTWLVMVLLVLFSWFVTRRVTSSAQISDQQNLLEVLVGGLLSQIKDATNHPPEKFLPLLGTLFIFILISNLLSAVPGFKPPTGSLSTTSAFSLIVFFAVPYYGIRENGLLNYLKSYVQPSPFMLPFNIIGEVSRTFALAVRLFGNILSGTMMGAILLVIMPLFVPVIMQMLGLLIGVVQAYIFTVLAAVFIAAGLEVHES; encoded by the coding sequence ATGGAAATAAGCCCGGACCATATTATTTATTTCAGTTTTGGATTGTTCAAGCTGAATGCCACCATTGTTTATACATGGCTGGTTATGGTCCTGCTTGTGTTGTTTTCGTGGTTTGTAACTCGTAGAGTCACTTCTTCTGCACAAATTTCAGATCAGCAAAATTTGTTGGAAGTGTTGGTGGGCGGATTGCTTTCCCAGATCAAGGATGCCACCAATCATCCGCCGGAGAAGTTTCTGCCTCTGCTCGGAACGCTGTTTATCTTCATTCTCATATCCAATCTGTTGTCGGCCGTTCCGGGATTCAAGCCGCCTACAGGCTCTCTTTCCACCACGTCCGCGTTCAGTTTGATCGTTTTTTTCGCTGTTCCCTATTATGGTATAAGGGAGAACGGCTTGTTGAATTATTTAAAAAGTTACGTGCAGCCTTCACCGTTTATGCTGCCGTTCAACATAATCGGTGAGGTCAGCAGAACTTTTGCTCTGGCGGTGCGTCTGTTCGGCAACATACTTAGCGGGACCATGATGGGGGCTATTCTATTGGTAATAATGCCTCTGTTTGTACCGGTGATTATGCAGATGCTCGGGCTGCTTATCGGAGTAGTGCAGGCATATATTTTTACCGTGCTTGCGGCGGTCTTCATCGCCGCAGGTCTTGAAGTGCATGAAAGTTGA
- the atpD gene encoding F0F1 ATP synthase subunit beta yields MEHKYSGKVISVRGSVVDVRFSEAIPPLLSVMYSAGEKAVTLEVADHLDMNSVRAIAMTPTGGLSRGETVYCNGETVHTPVGEGLLGRVLNVFGDPVDGRSLPEDMEFRSIHNKPIPLDRRVVSEEIFTTGIKVIDLLMPLEKGGKAGLFGGAGVGKTVLITELINNMVGAHSGISIFCGIGERCREGEELYREMGDAGVLDNTVMVFGQMNEPPGARFRTGHTALTIAEHFRDDQGKDVLLLIDNIFRFIQAGMELSGLLGRLPSRMGYQPTLGSDLAELQERISSSSSGAITSIQAVYVPADDLTDPAATHTFSHLSSSIVLSRKRAGEGFYPAVDPLESRSMMLSPAIVGQRHYDVAREVRRTLAQYEDLKDIIAMLGLEELSREDRSIVFRARRLERFMTQPFSTTKHFTGMEGRLVSLDDTIVGCELILNDDFPDASERDFYMIGSIEEVVK; encoded by the coding sequence ATGGAACATAAATATTCGGGTAAAGTCATATCCGTGCGGGGGAGCGTGGTGGACGTGCGTTTTTCCGAAGCAATACCTCCTTTGCTTTCAGTCATGTATTCCGCCGGTGAGAAGGCGGTGACTCTTGAAGTTGCCGATCATCTGGACATGAATTCTGTTCGTGCTATTGCCATGACCCCTACCGGAGGATTGTCCCGTGGTGAGACTGTCTACTGTAACGGAGAAACAGTGCATACTCCTGTCGGTGAAGGGTTGCTGGGCCGGGTACTTAATGTGTTCGGTGATCCGGTAGACGGCAGAAGCTTGCCCGAAGACATGGAGTTTCGTTCTATCCACAACAAGCCCATCCCGCTTGACCGGCGTGTTGTTTCCGAAGAAATCTTTACTACCGGAATCAAAGTAATCGACCTGCTCATGCCTCTTGAAAAGGGTGGTAAGGCCGGACTTTTTGGTGGGGCAGGGGTAGGCAAGACAGTGCTCATTACTGAGCTGATCAACAACATGGTGGGTGCTCATAGCGGCATCAGTATTTTTTGCGGAATCGGCGAGCGCTGCCGCGAGGGAGAAGAGCTTTATCGGGAGATGGGAGATGCCGGGGTGCTTGATAATACAGTCATGGTTTTCGGACAGATGAATGAGCCTCCGGGGGCGCGGTTTCGTACCGGGCATACAGCCCTGACTATTGCCGAGCATTTCCGGGATGATCAGGGTAAGGATGTGCTTTTGCTCATCGATAATATTTTTCGTTTCATTCAGGCCGGGATGGAGCTTTCAGGGTTGTTGGGCCGTTTACCATCGCGTATGGGCTATCAGCCTACTCTCGGTTCCGATCTAGCAGAATTGCAGGAGCGCATTTCTTCAAGCAGTTCCGGGGCCATTACTTCCATTCAGGCTGTATATGTTCCAGCCGATGACCTGACTGACCCTGCTGCGACTCATACTTTTTCTCATCTTTCCTCATCCATAGTCCTTTCCCGCAAGCGTGCCGGCGAAGGATTTTATCCGGCGGTGGATCCGCTGGAATCCCGGTCCATGATGCTTTCCCCTGCAATTGTAGGGCAGCGGCATTATGATGTGGCCCGTGAGGTCCGCCGTACTCTGGCTCAGTATGAAGATCTTAAGGACATTATCGCCATGCTCGGCCTTGAAGAACTTTCCCGCGAGGATCGCAGTATCGTTTTTCGGGCGCGCAGGTTGGAGCGGTTCATGACCCAGCCTTTCAGCACTACTAAGCATTTTACCGGTATGGAAGGACGGCTTGTCTCCCTTGATGATACGATTGTCGGCTGCGAGCTGATTTTGAATGATGATTTTCCCGATGCGTCTGAACGGGATTTTTACATGATCGGTTCAATTGAGGAGGTTGTTAAATGA
- a CDS encoding ATP synthase subunit I: protein MIISNLMIIVAAFGFGLLLSAIHFGGLWLTVRMLPRCERPRLFFWSSYLGRYGITLWGFAQVMGQGPLPFVFAFLGFYLLRSYVLASHCGMGVLEFVKIKRSEWK, encoded by the coding sequence ATGATCATCAGTAATCTCATGATAATCGTTGCCGCTTTCGGTTTTGGTTTGCTTCTGTCCGCAATTCATTTCGGCGGACTATGGCTGACTGTGCGTATGTTGCCTCGCTGTGAAAGGCCCCGTTTATTTTTTTGGTCCAGTTATCTGGGCCGCTACGGTATTACCCTTTGGGGTTTTGCGCAGGTTATGGGGCAAGGTCCTCTGCCGTTTGTTTTTGCCTTTTTAGGTTTCTATTTATTACGGTCCTACGTGCTGGCAAGTCATTGCGGTATGGGAGTGCTGGAATTTGTTAAAATCAAGAGGTCTGAATGGAAATAA
- the recQ gene encoding DNA helicase RecQ, whose amino-acid sequence MTAPRTPLDVLRQTYGYESFRGLQENVINRIMSGGNAVVFMPTGGGKSACYQIPAILRPGVGIVISPLIALMRDQVAALQQMGVRAACLNSSVQPSEANHIIHELHSNNMDLLYVAPERLAQPGFMDMLSGIKISLIAIDEAHCVAQWGHDFRPDYLRLSIFTEMFPSVPRMALTATADGPTRKEILYRLSFSNEDIFATGFDRPNIRYTVIPKDQEKRQLLNFIKNEHFAECGIVYRMSRKKVESTAAWLCKQGINALPYHAGLDAQTRESNQARFMAEDGIVMVATIAFGMGIDKPDVRYVAHLDLPKTIEAYYQETGRAGRDGLPAEAWMSVGIQDIGFLKRMIISGNSPDDRKALELRKLNALLAYCESPGCLRQSLLSYFGEELKEPCGNCFTCINPPSTFDGTIPAQKVLSNIYRTEQLFGANYLIDILLGKDNKRIKAQGHEKLSTYGIGKEFNADEWLSIHRQLVSQGLVDVDIEGYGSLKLNAKSWAVLRKEREVALRKDPVLAKTKTRRTRKKLIIGDANSPSLSTPEAQELLESLRALRNTLAQEQHVPAYAIFADKTLLELGCYRPQNAGELYAISGLGDQKIFRYGAAIVDVLLEHQEKYGRPDDLFPIPEDKIKEAPSSTPKDEGPTVSASALETMELFEELMDIEKVAESRKIKPATVYAHLTSCIEAGKVDVTDILDFSASELECLKDTLTFYKEEGLMQLSPVFNGLCGNYSFEQLRMIRAAM is encoded by the coding sequence ATGACTGCACCGCGCACTCCTTTAGACGTCCTGCGCCAAACCTACGGATATGAATCATTCCGCGGGTTGCAGGAGAATGTCATCAACCGCATCATGAGCGGCGGCAATGCCGTGGTTTTTATGCCCACCGGGGGCGGTAAATCCGCCTGTTACCAAATTCCGGCGATTCTACGTCCGGGAGTGGGTATTGTCATTTCCCCGCTCATTGCCCTGATGCGTGATCAGGTGGCGGCTCTGCAACAGATGGGAGTGCGTGCGGCCTGTTTGAATTCATCAGTGCAGCCTTCCGAAGCCAACCACATAATCCATGAACTGCACAGCAATAACATGGACCTGCTCTATGTGGCTCCTGAACGGTTGGCTCAGCCGGGATTCATGGACATGCTTTCAGGGATTAAAATCAGCCTGATCGCTATTGATGAAGCCCATTGCGTAGCTCAATGGGGACACGACTTTCGCCCCGACTACCTGCGGCTATCAATATTCACGGAAATGTTCCCTTCCGTACCGCGCATGGCCCTGACAGCCACTGCCGACGGACCTACCCGCAAAGAAATACTGTATCGCCTTTCATTCAGTAACGAAGATATCTTCGCCACCGGATTTGATCGTCCCAATATCCGTTACACAGTAATACCCAAGGATCAGGAAAAGCGGCAATTGCTCAATTTTATTAAAAACGAGCACTTCGCCGAATGTGGCATAGTCTACCGCATGAGCCGCAAAAAAGTGGAATCAACCGCCGCATGGCTATGCAAGCAGGGTATCAATGCCCTTCCGTACCATGCCGGACTGGACGCACAGACCCGGGAAAGCAATCAGGCCCGGTTCATGGCCGAGGACGGCATCGTCATGGTGGCAACTATTGCTTTCGGCATGGGTATCGACAAACCGGATGTGCGTTATGTGGCCCATCTGGACCTGCCCAAGACCATCGAAGCCTACTATCAGGAAACAGGTCGTGCCGGACGAGACGGCCTGCCCGCTGAAGCATGGATGTCCGTGGGAATTCAGGACATCGGATTCCTGAAAAGGATGATCATATCCGGGAACAGTCCGGATGACCGCAAGGCCCTTGAGTTGCGCAAGCTTAACGCCCTGCTCGCTTACTGCGAATCTCCGGGCTGCCTGCGCCAATCCCTGCTTTCATATTTCGGAGAAGAATTAAAGGAACCGTGCGGAAACTGCTTTACCTGCATCAATCCGCCTTCCACATTTGATGGGACCATTCCGGCTCAGAAAGTTCTTTCAAATATTTACCGCACCGAACAACTTTTCGGCGCCAACTATCTGATAGACATCCTGCTCGGCAAAGATAACAAACGCATCAAAGCCCAAGGTCACGAAAAGTTGAGTACCTACGGCATCGGGAAGGAGTTCAACGCCGACGAATGGCTTTCCATCCACCGCCAGTTGGTTTCTCAAGGGCTGGTTGATGTGGATATAGAAGGTTACGGTTCCCTGAAACTGAATGCCAAAAGTTGGGCAGTACTGCGTAAGGAACGAGAAGTGGCCCTGCGCAAAGACCCGGTACTTGCCAAGACTAAAACCCGCCGGACACGGAAAAAGCTGATTATCGGCGATGCAAACAGCCCATCCCTTTCCACCCCGGAAGCACAGGAATTGCTGGAATCATTACGCGCACTCCGAAATACTCTTGCGCAGGAACAGCATGTACCGGCCTACGCTATTTTCGCGGACAAGACCCTTCTGGAACTTGGATGCTACCGTCCGCAGAATGCCGGCGAGCTTTATGCTATAAGCGGTCTTGGCGACCAGAAAATTTTCCGTTACGGAGCTGCAATTGTCGATGTTCTGCTGGAACATCAGGAAAAATACGGCAGACCGGATGATCTTTTTCCCATTCCGGAAGACAAAATAAAGGAAGCGCCCAGCTCTACGCCCAAAGATGAAGGTCCAACCGTTTCCGCTTCTGCACTGGAAACCATGGAGCTTTTTGAAGAACTCATGGATATCGAAAAAGTGGCCGAGTCCCGCAAGATCAAACCGGCCACTGTTTACGCGCACCTAACCTCCTGTATTGAAGCCGGAAAAGTGGACGTGACGGATATTCTCGATTTCAGTGCTTCAGAACTGGAATGTCTGAAAGACACACTCACATTTTACAAAGAAGAAGGGCTCATGCAGCTCAGCCCGGTATTTAACGGTCTATGCGGGAATTATTCATTCGAACAGCTACGCATGATTCGAGCCGCCATGTAA